A section of the Leptospira noumeaensis genome encodes:
- a CDS encoding patatin-like phospholipase family protein, whose amino-acid sequence MAKKRALVLSGGGARGAYQAGVLRYLEEIHWKPDIICGTSVGAINACAIGSGMNSSRLSELWLRLNQKNIMRYSVWNMLKGLFRRKYYPLVETYPLKKFIHENMDFTALNESKTKVIISAVNILTSELKFFENPSLRIEHILASSAIPMIFPWQVIDGEPYWDGGVMANTPILPALTHEASEIVVVLLSPVGGVQMMETPETKDEALERLFELYLLGSYRSVEQGFEYRKAVMQGLTPIENFLLGLRTQFKNAKVSVIAPKRMLGLVSILNFKKEQAEILLRHGYEDAKEYFTLNQSPK is encoded by the coding sequence ATGGCTAAAAAAAGAGCATTGGTATTGTCGGGTGGTGGTGCAAGAGGTGCCTACCAAGCAGGTGTTCTGCGGTATTTAGAAGAGATCCATTGGAAACCTGACATCATTTGTGGGACATCGGTTGGTGCCATCAACGCCTGTGCCATTGGTTCAGGAATGAATTCCAGCAGACTTTCTGAATTATGGCTACGTTTGAACCAAAAAAATATCATGCGTTATTCAGTCTGGAATATGCTAAAGGGTCTTTTTCGAAGAAAATACTATCCCCTTGTGGAAACCTATCCCTTAAAAAAATTCATCCACGAAAATATGGATTTTACCGCACTCAACGAATCCAAAACAAAAGTGATTATCTCGGCTGTGAATATCCTCACTTCAGAATTAAAGTTTTTTGAAAATCCTAGTTTAAGAATCGAACATATCTTAGCATCTTCTGCCATTCCCATGATCTTTCCTTGGCAAGTGATTGATGGGGAACCTTATTGGGATGGAGGAGTGATGGCTAATACTCCGATTTTGCCCGCGCTCACTCACGAGGCCTCTGAAATAGTTGTCGTCCTTCTTTCTCCTGTGGGAGGAGTTCAGATGATGGAGACACCGGAAACCAAGGACGAAGCCTTAGAAAGATTATTTGAACTTTATTTACTTGGTTCTTATCGCAGTGTCGAACAAGGATTTGAATATAGAAAGGCTGTGATGCAAGGCCTCACACCAATAGAAAACTTTCTACTAGGACTACGCACACAATTTAAAAATGCAAAAGTTTCCGTAATTGCTCCCAAACGAATGTTAGGTCTTGTGAGTATCTTAAATTTTAAAAAGGAACAAGCAGAAATCTTACTTAGGCACGGTTACGAAGATGCCAAAGAGTATTTTACCTTGAACCAGAGTCCAAAGTAA
- the ruvA gene encoding Holliday junction branch migration protein RuvA — protein sequence MIASLRGKLIQLEMDHLVLDVAGVGYEIHIPFPLHLECKDKMKEEIFIHIFHSITDRGERLFGFSTRKDRELFQLIKSLHGIGELTALKILSFFHADDLYKIAKEDDRKTLEKIPKVKGKTSEKILFEIKQNLKKLEIFLSDESSKTESEDREIDLATLALIQLGFDEKTATKQVTDAKKLNPLATASEIVKQVITGTR from the coding sequence ATGATTGCAAGTTTACGCGGGAAATTAATTCAACTAGAAATGGACCATCTTGTCCTAGATGTGGCGGGTGTCGGTTACGAAATCCACATTCCGTTTCCTTTGCATTTAGAATGTAAGGACAAAATGAAAGAAGAGATTTTTATCCACATCTTTCATTCCATCACCGATCGCGGAGAACGACTCTTTGGATTTTCTACAAGGAAAGACCGCGAACTTTTCCAACTCATCAAATCACTTCATGGAATTGGTGAACTCACCGCACTCAAAATCCTTTCTTTTTTCCATGCCGACGATTTGTATAAAATTGCAAAAGAAGATGATAGAAAAACTTTGGAAAAAATTCCCAAAGTCAAAGGCAAAACCTCAGAAAAAATCTTATTTGAAATCAAACAAAACTTAAAAAAATTAGAAATCTTTTTAAGTGACGAATCATCTAAAACAGAATCGGAAGATAGAGAAATAGACTTAGCAACACTTGCCCTCATCCAACTAGGATTTGATGAAAAAACTGCCACCAAACAAGTGACTGACGCGAAAAAACTAAATCCTCTCGCCACCGCTTCTGAAATTGTCAAACAAGTCATTACAGGAACTAGGTAA
- a CDS encoding C40 family peptidase: protein MFVISRIYRFLSGFIFFLLLGNSLIAQNLDSLVASVYNKQETLLIRNEIRKRLEDRANDPSVKEIVQSLRVWAAFESIPAPEFAEGVERFVILKDYGYTWEETEELIPYFITAKPNKKDIPYLGKFFKETTKSKLPEDTVLEILRVARAKQWSGASVLVAGRLVVLSRKKEENSNATLKSLEAVLPKQIQTLSDEKKNKFLDEWFQKEGKKIEVKDWEIVKADTIQVLSPTSTKENFQKSERRTEIVWNEQGEWVTKERPKLDPNILFLEELNSPSVQTTVGEKDKRKLVETVGQTWIGTPYLYGGYSKRGVDCSGLTKSILTDSKIGMNEKTIPRSARDQAQIGKSVSRDKQQMGNLVFFSASPNTSKITHVGMVLENGNFIHASTSRGVVIQSLNEKWWKERYITGRDVFTGAK, encoded by the coding sequence ATGTTTGTAATTTCTCGAATTTATAGATTTTTATCTGGTTTTATTTTTTTTCTACTTCTTGGAAATTCTCTTATCGCCCAAAACTTAGACTCGTTAGTTGCCTCCGTTTATAACAAACAAGAAACACTCCTCATTCGTAATGAAATTCGAAAACGTTTGGAGGATCGTGCCAATGACCCATCTGTAAAAGAAATTGTGCAGTCACTAAGAGTTTGGGCCGCTTTTGAATCCATACCCGCTCCTGAATTTGCAGAAGGGGTCGAAAGGTTTGTCATTTTAAAAGACTATGGATACACTTGGGAAGAAACAGAAGAATTGATTCCTTATTTCATCACAGCAAAACCTAACAAAAAAGACATCCCTTATCTTGGAAAATTTTTTAAAGAAACCACAAAATCAAAACTTCCTGAAGATACGGTTCTTGAAATTTTAAGAGTTGCCAGGGCCAAACAATGGAGTGGAGCTTCCGTATTAGTTGCCGGACGATTGGTGGTTCTCTCGCGTAAAAAGGAAGAAAATTCCAATGCCACCCTCAAAAGTTTGGAGGCAGTCCTTCCGAAACAAATCCAAACTCTCAGTGATGAGAAAAAAAACAAATTCCTAGATGAATGGTTTCAGAAGGAAGGAAAAAAAATAGAAGTTAAGGATTGGGAAATTGTAAAAGCCGACACCATCCAAGTCCTTAGTCCTACTTCCACAAAAGAAAATTTTCAAAAATCAGAAAGACGCACAGAAATTGTTTGGAATGAACAAGGCGAGTGGGTTACAAAAGAACGCCCGAAACTAGATCCAAACATTCTATTTTTAGAAGAACTAAATTCTCCTTCAGTTCAAACAACTGTGGGTGAAAAAGACAAACGTAAGTTAGTGGAAACTGTTGGCCAAACTTGGATAGGAACTCCGTATTTGTATGGTGGGTATTCCAAAAGAGGAGTGGACTGTTCTGGACTTACCAAATCCATATTAACCGATTCAAAAATTGGAATGAATGAAAAAACAATTCCCCGATCCGCGAGAGACCAAGCACAGATTGGTAAGTCAGTTTCACGCGACAAACAACAAATGGGAAATTTAGTATTTTTCTCTGCATCACCAAACACAAGTAAAATCACTCATGTCGGAATGGTTTTAGAAAATGGAAATTTTATCCATGCCTCTACGAGTCGTGGTGTGGTCATCCAATCCTTAAACGAAAAATGGTGGAAGGAAAGGTATATCACAGGCCGTGACGTATTTACGGGAGCTAAATAG
- a CDS encoding patatin-like phospholipase family protein: MKRIRISKHPHLAQYLTLADLFKNLPHTVLRELKENTVREFLVGGEVLFAENSDGNDLYILAAGKLRYEKRGSDGSVRDVGEFKRLDIIGELSLITGEKRSATVKAIRDSELIRVPRDIALSILLKYPESLLQITKIIAERLANAKTENKGFVPVSRTFSILSALPKDCLDEIIHKMGLVFLRYGSFCVVDETFFLERTSELQTLEEKDREPWIIRFFSQLEAEFDYVFYLLEDKKDVSAWMRRALRQSDTILYIKDANSDPNCIHLESILDPKQFKEINHVLVLLQPDPLVVVPGTIRHLHKRKFNRHYHVHLDRLDTWERLGRGLLGKSIGLSLGGGGAKGFAHLGVLSALEEHQIPIDMVSGTSAGSIFSALIAMGETSSGSKEKAKAFWISKDLLNEYTVPVLSLTTGKKYTEAIRQFFGSIQIEDLWIPYYAISTDLSHSEIHVHDKGDLWKAIRASTSIPGVVPPFIDDGVVYVDGGVLDNVPGITLKERGAGKIISVDVFGDIYPDQDKELCTYFDQTNPGVMTNPLIQITNLINFNEILRPKFPPIGDIIIRSILASSRDRIRQTEKISDLFLQIPTNNFGLLDWFAYERLMELGYVSSIDKIKRNKEKFLNPSLQ, encoded by the coding sequence GTGAAACGAATTCGGATCTCAAAACATCCTCATCTGGCTCAGTATCTAACTCTAGCAGATCTCTTTAAAAATTTACCGCATACAGTGCTTCGGGAACTGAAGGAAAACACAGTTCGGGAATTTTTAGTAGGTGGTGAGGTGTTATTTGCTGAAAATTCCGATGGAAATGATTTGTACATTTTGGCCGCAGGAAAATTGCGTTATGAAAAACGCGGGTCAGATGGTTCTGTTCGTGATGTGGGAGAATTCAAACGACTAGACATCATTGGGGAACTCAGTCTCATCACTGGGGAAAAACGTTCCGCCACTGTCAAAGCCATCCGCGATTCGGAACTCATTCGTGTTCCCCGGGACATTGCTCTGTCTATCCTTCTCAAATATCCCGAAAGCCTTTTACAAATTACCAAAATCATCGCCGAACGTTTAGCAAATGCCAAAACAGAAAACAAAGGGTTTGTTCCTGTTTCTCGCACCTTTTCCATTCTTTCAGCCTTACCAAAAGATTGTTTGGATGAAATCATTCATAAAATGGGTCTCGTGTTTTTGCGGTATGGATCCTTTTGTGTGGTGGATGAAACTTTTTTTCTGGAACGAACAAGCGAGTTACAGACGTTAGAGGAAAAAGACCGTGAACCTTGGATCATTCGATTTTTTTCGCAATTGGAAGCGGAGTTTGATTATGTTTTTTATTTATTAGAAGATAAAAAAGATGTGTCAGCTTGGATGAGGAGAGCCCTTCGCCAATCCGATACCATTTTATACATTAAGGATGCAAACTCAGATCCAAATTGTATCCATTTAGAATCTATTTTAGATCCCAAACAATTCAAAGAGATCAATCATGTTTTGGTTCTCCTCCAACCAGATCCATTGGTTGTAGTCCCTGGAACCATCCGACATTTACACAAAAGAAAGTTTAACCGTCATTATCATGTTCATTTGGATAGGCTCGATACTTGGGAAAGGTTGGGGCGAGGACTCCTTGGAAAATCCATTGGACTTTCTCTGGGTGGAGGCGGTGCCAAAGGTTTTGCACATTTGGGAGTTTTATCTGCTTTGGAAGAACACCAAATTCCGATTGATATGGTTTCTGGAACCAGTGCCGGATCTATTTTTTCTGCGCTCATTGCCATGGGGGAAACAAGTTCTGGTAGTAAGGAAAAAGCCAAAGCATTTTGGATCTCCAAAGACTTGTTAAACGAATATACGGTTCCTGTTTTATCCCTCACTACAGGAAAAAAATACACAGAGGCCATTCGCCAATTTTTTGGATCCATCCAAATTGAAGATTTGTGGATTCCTTATTATGCCATCTCCACCGATCTTTCCCATTCAGAAATTCATGTACATGACAAAGGAGATTTATGGAAGGCCATTCGTGCGAGTACCTCAATTCCCGGAGTGGTTCCTCCTTTCATTGATGATGGAGTGGTTTATGTGGATGGAGGAGTATTGGATAATGTTCCTGGGATCACTCTGAAAGAACGAGGTGCCGGAAAAATCATTTCTGTGGATGTGTTCGGGGATATTTATCCTGACCAAGACAAAGAACTCTGCACTTATTTTGATCAAACAAATCCAGGGGTGATGACAAACCCTCTCATACAAATTACTAACCTCATCAACTTCAATGAAATTTTAAGACCTAAATTTCCTCCTATTGGTGATATCATCATTCGTTCGATTTTGGCTTCGAGTCGGGACCGCATCCGCCAAACAGAAAAAATTTCTGATTTATTTTTACAAATCCCTACAAATAATTTTGGACTTTTGGATTGGTTTGCATATGAACGTTTGATGGAACTAGGATATGTTTCTTCCATTGATAAAATCAAAAGAAACAAAGAAAAATTTCTAAATCCTTCTTTACAATAA